Proteins found in one Kwoniella bestiolae CBS 10118 chromosome 1, complete sequence genomic segment:
- a CDS encoding DNA replication complex GINS protein PSF3, with the protein MDDDYYSLNSILAENHKLSCSFTLDVEGLGYLEGGTENNIHQHSKVELPFWLAQTLSLNEFTTFPLPPPYSNRVKAALNASAQSVKLSNLVGGNGWWYRWGRRIADVLDDEPQADLLNTLLKAFVNRLPALQDLSAHHASADHTLPEGSTSTGETFRDGMEGDERELFAIGQESGKVSKSWYDSSGRKGGR; encoded by the exons ATGGACGACGATTATTATTCCCTAAATTCGATATTGGCCGAAAATCAC AAATTATCATGCTCTTTCACGTTGGATGTAGAGGGTCTGGGATACCTGGAAGGAGGGACCGAGAATAAC ATCCACCAACACTCCAAAGTCGAATTACCATTCTGGTTAGCCCAGACATTGAGTTTGAA CGAattcaccaccttcccccttcctccaccataCTCCAACCGAGTTAAGGCCGCCTTGAACGCCTCGGCGCAAAGCGTCAAGCTCTCGAACCTTGTGGGAGGGAATGGGTGGTGGTAtagatggggaaggaggatagcGGATGT ACTCGACGATGAACCTCAAGCGGATCTGCTCAATACGCTGCTGAAG GCATTTGTAAATCGTTTACCAGCATTGCAAGACCTCTCAGCTCATCATGCATCGGCGGATCATACTTTGCCTGAAGGTTCGACTAGTACTGGTGAGACGTTcagagatgggatggagggtgaTGAGCGGGAAT TATTTGCGATAGGTCAAGAATCAGGCAAAGTGTCGAAGAGTTGGTATGATAGTAGTGGTAGAAAGGGCGGGAGGTAG